From a region of the Mytilus galloprovincialis chromosome 3, xbMytGall1.hap1.1, whole genome shotgun sequence genome:
- the LOC143068857 gene encoding complement C1q-like protein 3: MKLTHYMFVLTLSLIAEMVMGSCDTKLECSILGDLLEMAMKHKHDKSPDKVCQCKSRTKIPAFSSLLTQPQTPGDNGIIKFDKVVTNILNGYNPTTGIFTAPVAGVYQFSYTVMSAAGKYLHVYLSHNNTKQQSVWLKGSSHETGTANIILKLKKGDHVELKSHGSITIHSDSNNLYSSFSGFLIAQ, from the exons ATGAAGCTGACACACTACATGTTTGTATTGACACTATCATTAATTGCAGAAATGGTAATGGGATCATGTGACACAAAACTag aGTGTTCGATTCTTGGTGATCTCCTAGAAATGGCCAtgaaacataaacatgataaaagtccAG ATAAGGTCTGTCAGTGTAAAAGTAGAACTAAAATCCCAGCATTTTCATCACTACTAACTCAACCACAAACCCCTGGAGACAATGGCATTATCAAGTTTGACAAAGTTGTCACCAATATACTCAATGGCTACAATCCAACCACTGGTATTTTTACTGCACCTGTTGCTGGAGTTTATCAGTTTTCTTATACTGTTATGAGTGCAGCTGGAAAATATCTACATGTCTACCTGTCTCATAATAATACCAAACAACAAAGTGTTTGGCTAAAAGGTTCTAGTCACGAGACAGGAACAGCCAATATTATATTAAAGCTGAAGAAAGGAGACCATGTTGAATTAAAGTCCCATGGCAGTATTACAATTCATAGTGATAGTAATAACTTGTATAGTTCATTTTCTGGCTTTCTCATAgcacaataa